From Melitaea cinxia chromosome 16, ilMelCinx1.1, whole genome shotgun sequence, a single genomic window includes:
- the LOC123660940 gene encoding LOW QUALITY PROTEIN: neprilysin-4 (The sequence of the model RefSeq protein was modified relative to this genomic sequence to represent the inferred CDS: substituted 1 base at 1 genomic stop codon) yields MPPLKNGSDLRESGYLIDVGSRTSRFRRKHKNKIIPLLSLIFLILLISIAIAMTILYVKQKHKKPIAVCLTKECLRSAANLALSMDLNAHPCEDFYQHVCGNWAREHPRPDAFQSFDWFRDKQNKVYATVRDFLNTNTTNQPLPVKQAKDLYAACMDTVTLDKRGLKPILKQLELLHLPAYPTYINITDDTDYGAYDFDWLEAVIKIKVHLGMDVLIGFDIFTDPKNSSIYKLVMGSPETTNPFPRXNNQNFRSAEDKDDDETITHIYKLFYAELIKLFVIEASPKSSNLTELYLDQNVFLAANDYYNFSNDMYELEADNDTLSEEEEYLNVPEYTVYEIQTHTDMIVKDNNGTAIPIWKRYVEGVFNISDVKLDFNTDKILVSDPDLKYMSLMAAYLSKASPVLIELYVWIKVVEVMAAHTTTELRILFQKSYEALESRSSYTPTRTQQCASAVNEMLGLAVSYAIADTRFFFNTKPKIELMLNELKNALAHLVGQAKWMDDDTKLATYQKIIQMKTLVGFPEWLLDAEKLKQYYQGIEVDPKTHLENLINIIQVKIKKALNKFRIGNNGTWATDPTEVNAYHTFQENTITVPLVMLQYPFFDLGLDSLNYGSLGTILGHEITHGFDNFGRLFDKNGNLLPWWTNETINAFVNKTQCFVDQYSSYFVSELGEHVNGKKTLGENIADNGGLREALAALKEHLRKKGPEPKLPGFEHLSSEQLFFLSFGNLWCGISTKETLKSDLKDEHSPQQFRARGALQNNADFAKIWKCPVGSPMNPSKKCIIF; encoded by the exons ATGCCTCCTCTTAAAAATGGAAGTGATCTTCGGGAATCCGGATATTTAATAGACGTTGGCTCCAGAACATCTAG ATTCAgaagaaaacataaaaataaaattatacctcTACTTTCATTGATTTTCTTGATTCTCCTTATAAGTATAGCTATAGCAATGACTATTTTAT acgtaaaacaaaaacacaaaaaaccTATAGCTGTATGTCTTACTAAAGAATGTCTCAGATCAGCCGCTAATCTTGCATTGTCAATGGACTTGAATGCTCATCCCTGTGAAGATTTTTATCAG CACGTTTGCGGAAATTGGGCTAGGGAGCATCCTCGACCAGACGCATTCCAGTCATTTGATTGGTTTAGAGACAAACAAAATAAGGTTTATGCAACAGTACGTGATTTCTTAAATACCAACACCACAAATCAACCCCTGCCTGTAAAACAGGCGAAGGATTTGTACGCTGCATGTATGGACACAG TCACATTAGACAAACGAGGATTAAaaccaattttaaaacaattagaATTGTTGCATTTACCTGCATATCctacctatataaatataacagatGATACTGACTACGGAGCATATGATTTTGATTGGTTAGAGGcggtaataaaaattaaagttcatTTAGGGATGGATGTCTTGATtggttttgatatttttactgaTCCCAAAAACTCGTCAATTTATAAACTTGTAATGGGATCTCCGGAAACAACTAACCCTTTTCCAAGGTAAAACAATCAAA ACTTCAGAAGTGCAGAAGATAAAGACGACGATGAAACGATTACTCATATTTACAAACTGTTTTATGCTGAACTTATCAAACTATTTGTCATCGAAGCCTCTCCAAAAAGTTCCAATCTCACCGAATTATATTTAGATCAAAACGTTTTCTTGGCTGCAAatgattattacaattttagtaATGATATGTATGAG CTAGAAGCTGACAACGATACTTTAAGCGAAGAGGAAGAGTATCTAAATGTTCCGGAATATACCGTTTATGAAATTCAAACACACACAGATATGATAGTCAAAGATAATAACGGAACAGCTATTCCTATTTGGAAAAGATACGTAGAAGGTGTATTCAATATCAGTGATGTAAAACTTGATTTTAATACTGACAAAATTCTTGTTTCGGACCCTGATTTGAAATACATGTCACTTATGGCTGCTTATTTGTCGAAGGCTTCTCCCGTTCTGATAGAACTCTACGTTTGGATTAAG GTGGTGGAAGTTATGGCAGCTCATACTACTACTGAGTTACGTATCCTTTTCCAAAAATCATACGAGGCACTGGAGTCCCGCAGTTCGTACACACCTACTCGAACCCAGCAATGTGCAAGTGCAGTTAATGAAATGCTCGGCTTAGCTGTTTCATATGCCATTGCTGATACTCGCTTCTTCTTTAATACTAAGCCCaaa ATTGAACTTATGTTAAATGAACTGAAAAATGCACTTGCCCACCTCGTTGGTCAAGCAAAATGGATGGATGACGATACAAAATTAGCCACATATCAAAAAATCATACAAATGAAAACGCTAGTAGGATTTCCCGAGTGGTTACTCGATgctgaaaaattaaaacaatattaccaGGGAATCGAAGTGGATCCCAAGACacatttagaaaatttaataaatataattcaagtaAAGATAAAGAAAGCTTTAAACAAATTTCGCATTGGTAACAATGGGACATGGGCAACAGATCCCACTGAAGTTAATGCTTACCATACTTTTCAAGAAAATACAATAA CGGTACCTTTAGTGATGTTGCAATATCCATTCTTTGACTTAGGACTCGA ttcGCTAAACTACGGCTCGCTGGGCACAATTCTTGGACACGAAATAACACATGGATTTGACAATTTTG gTCGCTTGTTTGACAAAAATGGAAATTTGCTGCCGTGGTGGACAAATGAGACAATAAACGCGTTTGTCAATAAGACGCAATGTTTTGTTGATCAATATTCATCCTATTTTGTTTCTGAATTAGGGGAACatgtaa ATGGTAAAAAGACTCTAGGAGAAAACATAGCGGATAACGGTGGACTTCGAGAGGCATTAGCAGCTCTCAAAGAGCATCTTCGAAAGAAGGGCCCTGAACCAAAGTTGCCTGGCTTTGAACATTTGTCATCAGAACAGCTCTTTTTCTTATCTTTTGGAAAT TTATGGTGCGGTATTTCGACCAAGGAAACACTGAAATCAGATCTTAAAGACGAGCACTCTCCGCAACAGTTCCGAGCTCGGGGTGCATTACAGAACAATGCTGACTTTGCGAAAATTTGGAAATGTCCAGTAGGATCTCCCATGAACCCAAGCAAAAAATGTATCATTTTTTAG
- the LOC123660941 gene encoding tetra-peptide repeat homeobox protein 1-like: MALILLIAGSLSAKEVESKAKVSELLENGIKDEPAGKPAKRGIISSGHGYISSGLSHGISLGSGLSHGISYGSGLSHGISYGSGLSHGISYGSGLSQGIGIGSGLSSGYGIGGGSAIGIGSGIGLGSAGIGLGSAGVAVGAAPAVAAAAPAVAVAAAPAVAVAPQVQTSVSVQPNPVILRQEVPRFITRTITRDVQVPVQVPVPVPVDRQVPYPVRVPVPVPVDRPVPVIHKVPVEITRQVPVYYEKKVPYPVKVPVSVPVPYPVTVEKQVAVDRPVYIDRPVKVHVPVHVDRPVAVPHPVVVDRPVAVPHPVVVDRPVAVPQPVVVEKNIASVSSIPISSGLSYGGGYSNGLISSGGYGISSPGYGISSSGYGISSSGYGISSSGYGLSSSGYGHGDLGGYSKIISSH, translated from the coding sequence ATACTGCTTATAGCTGGCAGCTTATCAGCCAAGGAGGTTGAATCTAAAGCTAAAGTGTCAGAACTTCTTGAGAACGGAATTAAAGACGAGCCTGCAGGAAAGCCCGCTAAGAGAGGAATTATCTCCTCAGGTCATGGATATATATCATCAGGATTATCGCACGGAATCAGTCTCGGTTCTGGACTTTCTCACGGGATAAGTTACGGTTCTGGACTCTCTCACGGAATAAGTTACGGTTCTGGACTCTCTCACGGAATCAGTTACGGTTCTGGACTGTCTCAAGGAATCGGCATTGGTTCAGGATTGTCATCGGGATATGGTATTGGCGGAGGTTCAGCCATTGGAATTGGTTCTGGAATAGGACTGGGTAGTGCTGGAATAGGACTGGGTAGTGCTGGAGTGGCAGTCGGAGCTGCCCCGGCAGTTGCAGCCGCGGCCCCTGCTGTTGCTGTAGCTGCTGCCCCTGCTGTTGCTGTAGCACCACAAGTTCAAACTTCCGTTTCCGTTCAACCAAATCCTGTAATTCTTCGTCAAGAAGTACCAAGATTTATTACAAGAACAATTACTAGAGATGTCCAAGTCCCAGTTCAAGTGCCTGTTCCAGTACCAGTAGACCGTCAAGTGCCCTATCCAGTCAGGGTTCCAGTGCCTGTACCAGTCGACCGACCAGTACCAGTCATCCATAAAGTGCCTGTTGAAATTACTAGACAGGTTCCTGTGTACTATGAAAAGAAGGTACCCTACCCGGTTAAGGTTCCGGTATCAGTACCTGTACCATACCCAGTGACGGTCGAAAAACAAGTTGCAGTAGACCGTCCCGTCTACATTGACCGTCCAGTAAAAGTACATGTTCCAGTGCACGTTGACAGGCCTGTTGCCGTTCCTCACCCAGTGGTTGTGGACAGGCCAGTAGCGGTCCCTCACCCAGTCGTTGTCGACAGGCCAGTGGCAGTGCCGCAACCTGTGGTTGTTGAGAAGAATATCGCGTCTGTTTCTAGTATCCCGATCTCTAGCGGTTTGTCATACGGTGGTGGCTATTCCAATGGTCTCATTTCTTCCGGAGGTTACGGTATCTCCTCACCTGGCTACGGTATCTCCTCATCTGGCTACGGTATCTCCTCATCTGGCTACGGTATCTCCTCATCTGGCTACGGTTTATCTTCATCTGGCTACGGTCACGGCGATCTAGGTGGATACTCTAAAATCATCAGTAGCCACTAA